Proteins from a genomic interval of Nitrosomonas sp.:
- a CDS encoding alkene reductase has product MEGQNIVNRNIEVLFMPIRVGAIELPNRVVMAPLTRNRAGAGNTPTDLNAQYYAQRATAGLIIAEATQICPEGQGYIATPGIYSSEQIAGWKRVTAAVHAKGGRIVLQLWHVGRISHTSLQPDGKAPVAPSAIRAHAKVFTAEGFVDVSTPRALALSEIPDLVKTYRQAAVNAREAGFDGVEIHAANGYLLDQFLRDQTNQRNDAYGGSIENRIRLLSEVCEAVAGAINADRVGVRLSPLTSFGDIADSNPQILFNRVVARLSELRIAYVHVIEGETGGDRNPQPFDYVAMRGSFSGAWIVNNGYDRTMAIDAVASGRATAIGFGSLFIANPDLPRRLRENAALNSPDPATFYGGSAQGYTDYPALE; this is encoded by the coding sequence ATGGAAGGTCAAAACATCGTTAACCGCAATATTGAAGTATTGTTTATGCCAATACGTGTAGGTGCAATAGAATTGCCCAACCGCGTGGTGATGGCACCGTTGACTCGTAACCGTGCCGGTGCGGGCAATACACCTACTGATCTCAACGCTCAATATTACGCCCAGCGCGCAACAGCCGGTCTGATTATCGCCGAAGCCACGCAGATCTGCCCCGAGGGACAAGGGTATATCGCCACACCGGGAATTTATTCCTCCGAGCAAATAGCGGGATGGAAAAGAGTAACTGCCGCTGTTCATGCCAAGGGCGGGCGCATCGTACTGCAGCTGTGGCATGTAGGCCGTATTTCCCATACTTCATTGCAACCGGATGGCAAGGCACCGGTTGCGCCCTCGGCGATTCGCGCTCATGCCAAGGTTTTTACTGCGGAAGGGTTTGTTGATGTTTCTACGCCACGGGCGCTGGCATTGAGTGAAATTCCGGATCTGGTTAAGACATATCGACAGGCAGCGGTCAATGCCAGAGAAGCCGGATTCGATGGGGTTGAAATTCATGCGGCCAACGGCTATTTGCTCGATCAGTTCTTGCGCGACCAAACCAATCAGAGAAATGACGCATATGGTGGCAGTATCGAAAATCGTATCCGGTTATTGTCAGAGGTATGCGAGGCCGTGGCCGGTGCAATAAATGCCGATCGCGTTGGTGTGAGATTGTCGCCATTGACTTCGTTTGGCGATATCGCCGACAGCAACCCTCAAATATTGTTCAATCGGGTGGTGGCGCGTCTTTCGGAATTGAGAATCGCCTATGTTCACGTCATCGAGGGTGAAACGGGGGGCGACCGCAATCCACAACCGTTTGATTATGTCGCCATGCGTGGATCATTTTCTGGCGCGTGGATCGTCAACAATGGCTATGACCGGACCATGGCGATCGATGCGGTTGCCAGTGGGCGGGCAACTGCCATAGGGTTTGGCAGTTTGTTCATCGCCAACCCGGATCTGCCACGGCGGCTACGTGAGAACGCCGCGCTCAATTCGCCTGATCCCGCCACCTTCTACGGGGGCAGCGCGCAGGGTTACACCGATTATCCTGCGCTGGAATAA
- the gatB gene encoding Asp-tRNA(Asn)/Glu-tRNA(Gln) amidotransferase subunit GatB, with translation MQWEIVIGLEVHTQLSTQSKIFSGAAIAYGAPPNTQACAVDLALPGVLPVLNLGAVERAIRFGLAINARINSPSIFARKNYFYPDLPKGYQISQLDDPIVEGGHVKVLLENGEKTIRLTRAHLEEDAGKSLHEDFHGMTGIDLNRAGTPLLEIVSEPDMRSSAEAVAYAKSLHSLVRWIGICDGNMQEGSFRCDANVSVRPMGSEKLGTRCEIKNLNSFRFLEKAIDYEVARQIDILEDGGRIIQETRLYDSTKNETRTMRSKEDAHDYRYFPDPDLLPVVIPDEWINRIRQELPELPEARRDRYCHDFGLSSYDAAVLTGSREISDYFERALDLLPSQGKLCANWVMGEVSKRLNQEGIEISECPVSSQQLAGLLRRVTDGTLSGKIAKTVFDDLWKNSNSTADNIIAAKGLNQISDNTLIEKMIDDALVAHPQLVTDFRAGKEKAFNALVGQIMKLSKGQANPAQVNAVLRNKLEN, from the coding sequence ATGCAATGGGAAATCGTCATTGGCCTTGAAGTACATACACAACTTTCAACTCAGTCCAAGATTTTTTCAGGGGCTGCCATCGCATACGGTGCGCCACCTAATACCCAGGCCTGTGCGGTAGATCTGGCGCTGCCAGGCGTATTGCCAGTACTGAACCTGGGTGCGGTCGAGCGAGCAATACGCTTTGGACTCGCGATCAATGCCCGGATCAATTCCCCATCTATTTTTGCACGCAAAAATTATTTTTACCCGGATCTACCCAAAGGCTATCAGATCAGCCAGCTTGATGATCCTATCGTCGAAGGCGGGCATGTCAAGGTTTTGCTGGAAAATGGTGAGAAAACCATTCGTCTGACACGCGCGCATCTGGAAGAAGATGCCGGAAAATCCTTGCATGAGGATTTTCATGGCATGACCGGGATCGATCTGAATCGCGCGGGCACGCCATTACTGGAAATTGTCTCCGAACCAGATATGCGCAGCAGCGCTGAGGCCGTTGCTTATGCCAAATCTCTGCATTCCCTCGTGCGCTGGATCGGTATCTGTGATGGCAACATGCAGGAAGGCTCATTCCGTTGTGATGCCAACGTTTCGGTGCGTCCCATGGGTTCGGAGAAGCTCGGCACCCGTTGTGAGATCAAGAATCTCAACTCTTTCCGTTTTCTGGAGAAGGCAATTGATTACGAAGTTGCAAGGCAAATTGATATTCTGGAGGATGGTGGGCGCATCATTCAGGAAACTCGTTTGTATGATTCGACAAAGAATGAAACCCGCACTATGCGCAGCAAGGAAGATGCACACGATTACCGTTATTTTCCCGATCCGGATTTGCTGCCAGTAGTTATCCCTGACGAATGGATCAACCGTATCCGACAAGAATTGCCCGAATTGCCCGAGGCCCGGCGTGATCGTTACTGCCATGACTTTGGGCTATCCAGTTATGATGCGGCTGTATTGACAGGTAGTCGTGAAATTTCCGATTATTTCGAACGTGCCCTGGATTTATTGCCGAGTCAAGGCAAGCTGTGCGCCAACTGGGTGATGGGAGAAGTTAGCAAGCGACTCAATCAGGAAGGTATTGAGATCAGTGAATGTCCGGTCAGTAGTCAGCAATTGGCCGGGCTGTTAAGACGTGTGACTGATGGCACGCTCTCCGGCAAAATTGCTAAAACTGTTTTTGATGATTTATGGAAAAATAGTAACAGTACAGCTGACAATATTATTGCCGCCAAGGGGCTAAATCAAATATCGGATAATACATTGATCGAGAAAATGATCGATGATGCTCTGGTCGCGCATCCCCAACTGGTAACAGATTTTCGTGCTGGTAAGGAAAAAGCTTTCAATGCGCTGGTTGGTCAGATTATGAAACTCTCCAAAGGTCAGGCAAATCCTGCACAGGTCAATGCCGTTCTCAGAAATAAGCTTGAAAACTAA
- a CDS encoding leucyl aminopeptidase family protein, translating to MLATLTQHNNPIDDTVKPTHLLVVLPKSDKIQKKYQLPGESVLHDLLTRRNKLLSSISEQPVSANLVNGALCAWVMIDLNQSIFEQQTIMRSAWQLLLGENPAEVHIAVYGLASQKRSLAELAVSIGWINGAGLPVRKRQPGKKPLEHMHLYGFVDMDAFFIQRAQAEGNFLARGLTVLPPNELSPGAYREQIKKLAACESWQYEEYTFDQLRELGAGAFVAVAQGSPVQDAAIVHLRRRIGKEQSDKTIALVGKGICFDTGGHNLKPAKYMYGMHEDMNGSAVALGVLLAATRSNLPINIDCWLAIAQNHIGPQAFKQNDVITALNGTTIEIMHTDAEGRLVLADTLALAAKEKPDLIIDYATLTGSLITALGSRYSGIFTNRDYLAQNAVMVGQTSGERVCVFPVDKDYEVDLESKIADIKQCMIEGDYDHILAACFLRHFVEDVPWIHLDLSACNHKGGLGAVSTDVTGFGVIWSLHFLREILTILDKQTGSTL from the coding sequence ATGCTAGCAACGCTGACACAACATAACAACCCCATTGACGATACTGTTAAACCCACACATTTGCTGGTTGTGCTGCCAAAATCGGACAAAATTCAGAAAAAATATCAGCTTCCTGGCGAATCAGTCCTGCATGATTTATTAACGCGCCGTAACAAATTACTGAGTAGTATCAGTGAGCAGCCGGTATCGGCCAATTTGGTGAATGGAGCATTATGTGCTTGGGTAATGATTGATCTGAATCAGTCTATCTTCGAGCAGCAAACCATCATGCGTTCTGCCTGGCAATTATTGCTGGGAGAAAACCCTGCCGAAGTCCATATCGCCGTTTATGGGTTGGCTTCTCAAAAGCGATCATTGGCGGAGTTGGCGGTATCAATTGGCTGGATCAATGGTGCGGGGCTGCCTGTTCGCAAGCGTCAACCTGGAAAAAAACCGCTTGAACATATGCATCTCTACGGGTTTGTAGATATGGACGCATTTTTTATTCAGCGGGCACAGGCAGAGGGAAATTTTTTGGCAAGGGGATTGACAGTATTGCCTCCCAATGAGCTGAGCCCTGGTGCGTATCGAGAGCAAATCAAGAAGCTTGCTGCCTGTGAGAGCTGGCAATATGAAGAATATACGTTTGATCAGTTGCGTGAGCTGGGTGCAGGGGCCTTTGTTGCGGTTGCGCAAGGCAGCCCTGTGCAGGATGCAGCTATTGTTCATTTACGCAGAAGAATCGGCAAGGAGCAATCTGATAAAACTATCGCGCTGGTTGGAAAGGGTATTTGTTTTGACACCGGTGGACATAATCTTAAGCCCGCTAAATATATGTATGGCATGCATGAGGATATGAATGGTTCCGCGGTGGCGCTGGGCGTGCTGCTGGCGGCAACGCGCTCGAATCTGCCAATTAATATCGATTGCTGGCTCGCCATTGCCCAAAACCATATTGGTCCGCAGGCATTCAAACAAAATGATGTGATTACCGCCTTGAATGGTACGACCATTGAAATTATGCACACCGATGCAGAAGGAAGGCTGGTTCTGGCGGATACGCTGGCACTGGCTGCAAAGGAGAAACCCGATTTAATTATTGACTACGCAACGCTGACTGGCAGCCTGATCACTGCTCTGGGATCGCGATACAGTGGTATTTTTACCAATCGTGATTACTTGGCTCAAAATGCGGTAATGGTTGGCCAAACCAGCGGCGAGCGGGTTTGCGTCTTTCCAGTCGACAAAGATTATGAAGTTGATCTTGAAAGTAAGATTGCTGACATCAAACAGTGCATGATTGAGGGTGATTATGATCATATTCTTGCGGCCTGTTTTTTACGACATTTTGTTGAGGATGTACCTTGGATACATCTGGATTTATCTGCTTGTAATCATAAGGGAGGGCTTGGTGCAGTCAGTACCGATGTGACTGGTTTTGGCGTTATCTGGTCACTGCATTTTCTTAGGGAAATACTGACCATTCTGGATAAGCAAACTGGCAGCACACTTTAG
- a CDS encoding thymidylate synthase encodes MLQYQNLMRHVLVNGRKKTDRTGTGTLSVFGYQMRFDLAAGFPLVTTKKCHARSIIHELLWFLRGETNIHYLKQNGVSIWDEWADKHGDLGPVYGRQWRSWTTSDGTSIDQISQVITQIKKNSDSRRLLVCAWNVGDLDKMRLAPCHVIFQFYVADGRLSCQLYQRSADIFLGVPFNIASYSLLTMMVAQCCGLQPGEFIHTFGDAHLYLNHLDQAHEQLRREPKTLPTMTLNPDITNIFAFNYDDFTLHHYDPHPAIPAPVAV; translated from the coding sequence ATGCTTCAATATCAGAACTTGATGCGCCATGTACTAGTAAATGGCCGCAAAAAAACAGACCGAACTGGCACAGGTACTTTGTCAGTTTTTGGTTATCAAATGCGTTTTGATCTGGCAGCAGGGTTTCCGCTGGTTACCACCAAGAAGTGTCATGCACGATCGATCATTCATGAACTACTTTGGTTCCTGCGAGGCGAAACCAACATTCACTATCTCAAACAAAATGGCGTCTCTATCTGGGATGAATGGGCAGATAAACACGGTGACCTGGGGCCGGTTTATGGTCGTCAATGGAGATCCTGGACTACTTCCGATGGCACATCAATCGATCAGATTTCACAAGTTATCACCCAGATAAAAAAGAATTCAGATTCTCGTCGTCTACTGGTTTGTGCTTGGAATGTCGGTGATCTGGACAAAATGCGGCTGGCTCCCTGCCATGTAATATTTCAGTTTTATGTGGCGGATGGCAGACTCTCCTGCCAACTTTATCAGCGTAGCGCGGACATATTTCTCGGCGTGCCGTTCAATATTGCTTCTTACTCATTACTCACCATGATGGTTGCACAATGCTGCGGACTGCAACCTGGCGAATTCATTCACACCTTTGGCGATGCACATCTATACCTGAATCATCTCGATCAGGCACACGAACAGCTTCGTCGCGAACCAAAGACGCTGCCTACCATGACGCTTAATCCAGATATCACCAATATCTTTGCTTTCAACTATGATGATTTCACGCTGCACCATTATGATCCCCATCCCGCCATTCCAGCCCCGGTTGCGGTATGA
- the gatA gene encoding Asp-tRNA(Asn)/Glu-tRNA(Gln) amidotransferase subunit GatA, with the protein MLNASLKQLSALLAAQKISSTELTQIFLDRTNALNPQLNAFITLDEEKSLIRAKQADEMIASGRNTPLTGIPIAQKDIFCAQGWLTTCGSKMLSNFVSPYDATVVARLNQAGMVNLGKTNMDEFAMGSSNETSFYGPVRNPWDIAAVPGGSSGGSASAVAARMAPAATGTDTGGSIRQPAALCGISGIKPTYGLVSRYGMIAFASSLDQGGPMAKSAEDLALLLNAMVGFDERDSTSLQRKTEDYTGALAEPVNNLRVGLPREFFSHGLTADVARAIETAFAEYRKLGVTFVDISLPNSNLAIPVYYVLAPAEASSNLSRFDGVRYGYRAAEYRDLEDMYRKTRTQGFGAEVKRRILIGAYVLSHGYYDAYYLQAQKLRRLIANDFQEAFKQCDLIMGPTSPAVAFDIGEKNDDPIQMYLSDIYTSGVNLAGLPGMSIPVGFGEKNRPVGLHIIGNYFQESRMLNVAHAYQQVTDWHQREPAI; encoded by the coding sequence ATGCTTAATGCCAGTCTCAAGCAATTATCTGCGTTACTTGCCGCACAAAAAATCTCCAGCACCGAGTTGACTCAGATTTTCCTGGATCGTACTAACGCCCTTAATCCACAGCTTAATGCGTTTATTACGCTGGACGAGGAAAAAAGCCTGATTCGGGCAAAGCAGGCAGATGAAATGATTGCTTCTGGGCGAAATACGCCACTCACTGGGATACCGATCGCGCAAAAGGATATTTTTTGTGCTCAGGGCTGGTTGACCACCTGTGGTTCGAAAATGTTGTCCAACTTTGTGTCTCCCTATGATGCGACTGTTGTCGCTCGCCTTAATCAGGCGGGTATGGTTAATCTGGGAAAAACCAATATGGATGAATTTGCGATGGGCTCCAGCAACGAGACTTCGTTTTACGGGCCGGTCAGGAATCCCTGGGATATCGCTGCCGTTCCCGGTGGCAGTTCTGGAGGTTCTGCCAGTGCCGTTGCAGCGAGAATGGCGCCAGCAGCCACTGGTACGGATACCGGAGGTTCTATTCGTCAACCAGCCGCATTATGTGGTATCAGCGGCATCAAGCCTACATATGGATTGGTGTCGCGTTACGGTATGATCGCTTTTGCATCCAGTCTTGATCAGGGTGGCCCGATGGCAAAATCAGCGGAAGATCTGGCGCTGCTGTTGAATGCTATGGTGGGATTTGACGAGCGTGATTCGACCAGTTTGCAGCGTAAAACTGAGGATTACACTGGTGCGCTGGCAGAGCCTGTCAATAATTTACGTGTTGGATTGCCCCGTGAATTTTTTAGTCATGGCCTGACAGCCGATGTTGCCCGTGCTATCGAAACCGCTTTTGCGGAATATCGCAAACTGGGTGTGACGTTCGTAGATATTTCCCTGCCAAACAGTAATCTTGCTATACCGGTCTATTACGTTTTGGCGCCTGCCGAAGCTTCCAGCAACCTTTCTCGCTTTGATGGTGTGCGTTATGGTTATCGGGCGGCTGAATACCGTGATCTCGAGGACATGTACCGCAAAACCCGCACGCAGGGATTTGGCGCGGAAGTCAAGCGCCGTATTCTAATTGGTGCTTATGTGCTATCACATGGCTACTATGATGCCTATTATCTGCAGGCGCAAAAATTGCGTCGTTTGATTGCTAATGATTTTCAGGAGGCATTCAAGCAATGTGACCTGATCATGGGTCCGACTTCACCGGCTGTTGCTTTCGATATTGGTGAAAAAAATGACGATCCTATCCAGATGTACCTGTCAGATATCTACACCAGTGGCGTCAATCTGGCTGGATTGCCTGGTATGTCAATTCCTGTCGGGTTTGGCGAGAAGAATCGGCCAGTGGGACTGCATATCATTGGCAATTATTTTCAGGAATCCCGCATGCTGAATGTCGCACATGCTTATCAACAAGTAACTGATTGGCATCAGCGCGAGCCTGCTATTTAG
- the gatC gene encoding Asp-tRNA(Asn)/Glu-tRNA(Gln) amidotransferase subunit GatC, with translation MTLSIDDINRTAKLAQIETSEQEAQQTLKQLSAIFDLIAQMQQVDTTGVAPMSHAQDMVQRLREDQVTETDQRQLFQSIAPQVEAELYLVPKVIE, from the coding sequence ATGACTCTTTCCATCGATGATATCAACCGTACCGCCAAGCTCGCGCAGATTGAAACCAGCGAGCAGGAAGCGCAGCAGACGCTGAAGCAGTTATCCGCTATTTTTGATCTGATCGCGCAGATGCAGCAGGTTGATACGACCGGCGTTGCTCCAATGAGTCATGCGCAGGATATGGTACAACGCTTGCGGGAGGATCAGGTCACAGAAACTGATCAGCGTCAGTTATTTCAGTCCATCGCCCCCCAGGTTGAAGCAGAACTTTATCTGGTGCCTAAAGTGATTGAATAG
- a CDS encoding dihydrofolate reductase translates to MTSPHLAILAAVATNRVIGINNTLPWHLPADLKHFKALTLGQIVVMGRRTFESIGRPLPERTNVVLTRQQNLVLPGIVTAQSIHDVLGQFANDPRSIFIIGGAQIYQDSLPLCQRLYLTEIQQPFVGDTFFPVLNGNEWRELSRIVNHDSSGIVPEFHFVVLERNY, encoded by the coding sequence ATGACATCACCTCATCTGGCCATTTTGGCTGCCGTTGCAACTAACCGGGTAATTGGCATCAACAATACCCTGCCCTGGCATTTGCCAGCCGATCTAAAACACTTTAAGGCTTTAACCCTCGGACAGATCGTAGTGATGGGGCGCCGCACATTCGAATCAATTGGCCGACCTTTGCCAGAGCGCACCAATGTTGTGCTTACCCGCCAGCAGAATCTGGTACTGCCCGGAATTGTTACAGCCCAATCAATTCATGATGTACTCGGTCAGTTTGCAAATGACCCACGCTCTATATTTATTATTGGCGGCGCACAGATTTATCAAGACAGCCTGCCGTTATGTCAGAGGCTCTATCTGACTGAAATTCAACAACCATTCGTGGGGGATACCTTCTTTCCGGTATTGAATGGCAACGAATGGCGCGAGCTCTCCCGTATAGTCAACCACGACAGTTCAGGTATCGTGCCAGAGTTTCACTTCGTTGTGCTGGAACGAAATTACTGA
- a CDS encoding DUF4389 domain-containing protein, which yields MKEEVKQRLQASETWIRALFMLLFFFIQGAVKFLVIAVSLFQFGAIAFTGQMNKQLLWLGRQLAIYEYQIILFLTFNSEQRPFPFSTWPGDLPGPQENSNRNDQSSSQ from the coding sequence ATGAAAGAGGAAGTTAAACAAAGGCTACAGGCAAGTGAAACCTGGATACGTGCGCTATTTATGTTGCTCTTCTTTTTTATTCAGGGAGCAGTAAAGTTTCTGGTTATCGCCGTATCTTTATTTCAGTTTGGTGCCATTGCTTTCACGGGTCAGATGAATAAACAGCTGCTTTGGCTGGGTCGTCAGTTGGCGATTTATGAATATCAGATTATTCTTTTTCTGACGTTCAACAGTGAACAGCGACCGTTTCCTTTTTCGACGTGGCCGGGTGACCTGCCGGGGCCGCAGGAAAATAGTAATCGAAATGATCAGTCATCATCGCAATAG